The DNA segment ATTTAGCGCACTTACTCCTAGTGGCTGTAATCCTTCAATTTCAATTCCGTTACCCTGACTATTTGTGAGTGTTAACCAACGAACATCTGTTTTATACCCATTTTCTTGTGGACGTGAATAAGGAACATATTGATCCTCTACCTTGCTTTGATAAATTCCTTTCAGGGATGAAGTATTTCTGTCTTGATAATTTTCCCAAGGTCCTCTTCCGTAATAACTGAAATTGTCCAAATCTTTTTTCAGGCTGAACAACATTCCAAAACGGGGCATTTCAGACAAAGGATTTTCTCCTGCTTTGAATGAATTCAACAAGGTCAAACTTCCATCAGACCCCATAGTATAAGTAATCGTATAGGTCGAAGCGACATCTTTCAGGTAAAGAGTTGCCACAACGGCAGTCTTGCCTGACTCTTCTTTCACGGTAATAGAAGTAAGGCTTGTATTGTATCTTCCCACGGTTCTCCAAACATTACTGGTCAAGTGCATACGATTTCCAAAATCATTATCTGTTGGAGCTCGCCAAAAATTAGGAACCGGCATCAGATTAAAGTAACTTTCGCCCTTGGCTTTGTACTGTTGCATCAAACCCGATCTCTTACTTATTTTCACTTCTACACCAGCTGCAACAAGCGTTATGGCATCTTTAGTTTCATTAACCGTTGGTTTTGCGCCAGAATCACTACTTTTTACAAAATAGCTACTTTCTCCAATAGAAAATTGTTCTCGGGCTACTTCAAAATTCTGAGGCAAAACCTCGTTGCCCTCTTTGGTATAAGCAAAAATATTCAGCAAATATTCTACCCCTTTTTCAGCAGATATTTTTGGTAATCCAATCTGAACTTGTTTCTTGGATTGTGGAGCAAGACTCAAATTAATAGTACCAGATTTAACAATCAATCCATTTTTTAAAACTTCATATTTGAAAAGATATTTATCCAAATTGGTATAACCAAATCCATTTTCTACTTGAATGAGTCCTTTTTTCAAATCTAGGGCCGAGAATAAAATATCCTGATATACTTTTTTCACTTCAAAAGCGCCTGGATGAGGTGTACGATCGGGCCAAACCAATCCATTATGACAAAAATTCTCGTCATTGGTATAATTTTGACTTCCCATATCGCCTCCATAAGACCAATATTTTCGACCCACTTCATCGGTCATTTCAAATCCTTGATCTACCCAATCCCAGATGAATCCACCTTGCATATTGGGACTGCTGTGAATAATATCCCAATAAGCTTGAAAATTACCGCTGCTATTCCCCATTGCATGAGAGTATTCACACATAATAAACGGACGTTTTACATCCTTGCGTTTGGCATAATCTTTCATGTAATTAATACCCGGATACATCGGACAAACCACATCGGTATTTTCTTCTTCACCAGCTTGCTCAAATTGAACTAAACGAGAATTATCCCTGTTTTTTATCCATTTATAAGCTTCTTTAAAAACCGGTCCATTGCCACATTCATTTCCCAAAGACCATAAAATAACGGAAGGTTGGTTTTTGTCACGCTCCACCAAGCTATAAATTCGATCCATATGAGCCGCTTCCCATTCCGGAAGATAAGCTGGATGTTTTGATTTGTCGAATCCACCTTGTAATTCTGCTCCCATTCCGTGGGCTTCTATATTAGCTTCATCCACAAGGAACAAGCCATATTTGTTGCACAATTTTACCCACATCAAATTGTTTGGATAATGACTGCAACGTACCGCATTGATGTTCAATTGCTTCATTACTTTGATGTCTTTCATCATCGTTTCCACATCTTGGTAGTGACCTGTTTTTGGATTGTGTTCGTGAATATTGACACCGTGAACCATAATTCGGATACCGTTAACTAGCAACTGTCCGTTTTTTAATTCTACTTTTCTAAAACCAATTTGGGTCGAAACCGTTTCAACGAACTTTCCGTTTTCATCTTCTAGTTTGAGCAATAAAGTATATAAATAAGGTGTTTCATTACTCCATAATTTTGGCGAGGAAACATTTTGCTTGAATGAAACGGATTGGTCAGCATTGGCTCCTAAACTGATTTTCAAAATTTTCGTAAAAATTTCTTTTCCCGTGGCGTCCACTAATTTGGCTTCTACCGTTTGGTTGTTTTTCGAAACCGTGTTCAGGTTTTTGATTTTAACATCAACCGACAAACTTCCATTTTTATAGGAAGCGTCAAGGTCAGGACGCGCAAAAAAATCGGCTATGCGAACATTTTCCGTGCTATAAAGATAAACGTCTCGGTCAATGCCTGACAATCGCCAAAAATCTTGATCTTCCAAATATGAACCATCACTCCAACGATAAACCTCGACAGCAACCTGATTTTTACCAGCTTTTACATACTTGGTAATATCAAATTCCGTTGGACTTTTCGTGTTTTCAGAATACCCCACTTTTTCTCCATTTACCCAAATATACATCGCTGAAGTTCCTGCTTCAAAATGTAGGTAAACACGACGCCCATTCCAGTTCTCAGGTAGTTCGAAAGTGCGTAAATAAGAACCCACAGGATTATCGGCGTGGTCAATAAATGGTGGATTTTTAACAAAAGGATAAGTTACATTGGTGTAAATAGGAATTCCATAGCCTTGCAACTCCCAGTTGGATGGAACCGTAATTTCTTTCCAATTGGTTGTGTTAAAATCTGTTTTAAAAAAATCTTTCGGACTTTCATCGGGTGTTGGCGACCAATTAAATTTCCATTTCCCGTCTAAAGTCAGGAACCAAGGCGACCGAGTATAATCATCCGCAATTGCCGATGATTCGTCAGCATAAGGCAAAAATGCTGCCCTGGCCGGCTCCCGATTTATCTGAAATATTGCCAGATTTTCCCAATCGTTAGTCTTTGGTTTTTCTTGGGCATCAATAATACCTATTGAAAAAAACGAGAAAAGACAGGTCAAAACAGTTGTTAGCTTCATTTACAGCTTGTTTTTATAATGTACATCTGATTGTGTTCTCAAAACCTCCGCGCTTTTTTCGGGCGTGATGTCTCTTTGGGATTCGCCCATCATTTCGTAACCCACCATGAATTTTTTCACGGTAGCCGAACGCAACAATGGTGGATAAAAATGCATGTGAAAATGCCATTCGGGATGCAATTCCCCATCGGTTGGCGATTGATGAATTCCTGATGAATACGGGAACGAAGTTTCAAAAACGTTGTCGTATTTGGTTGTCAATTGTTTTAAGGTCAAGGCAAAATCACTTACCTCTTCTTCCGTGAAATCCGTTATTTTATTAACGTTTCTTTTGCTGACAATCATTGTTTCGAACGGCCAAATGGCCCAAAAAGGAACCAAGGCCACAAAATGCTCGTTCTCGACAACAATACGCTCTTCCAATTTTAATTCTTCCTGCACATAATCCTGCAAAAGCGTTCTGTTGTGCTTGTCAAAATAGGCTTTCAAGTTGGCTTGAGTTTTCTCCACTTCGGTTGGCAAAGAAGATTGCGCCCAAATTTGTCCGTGTGGATGCGGATTGCTGCACCCCATGACGCTTCCTTTATTTTCAAAAATCTGAACGTGATTGATATAATCTACAGCACCCAAATCGGTATATTCTTTTTGCCAAGTATGGACAATGTTTTCAATTCCCGAAACTTCCATTTGCGGCAAAGTCAAATCGTGTCTTGGCGAAAAGCAGACTACTCGAGAAATGCCTCTTTCTGGTTTTGCCTTGAAAAAAGTCTCTTTAATGTCTTCCTCGAAAATAATTTCTTCCTGTTTCAGGGCGGCAAAGTCATTTTCGAAAACAAAAGCATTTTCATAAGTCGGATTGACCTCTCCATTAATACGTGCATTTCCCGGACACAAATAACAGGTTGGGTCATATTGAGGCAACTCATTTGAAACCACTGCCTCATTTTGCCCTTGCCAAGGTCGTTTGGAACGGTGCGGCGAAACCAAAACCCATTCGTTGATTAACGGATTGTAACGCCTGTGCGGATCTTCGTTGATGTCAAAATTTTTCATGTATTAAGCGGTATAAAGTGATGTTCCGTTTGAGATTTTAACATCGTATATTTTTAATTCTATTCCAAAAGTATCAAAATAAAGTGCTGAAAGCTGCTTTTTAATTCGTTCTTCTTGCCCTTTTTTGATCAAGTTGATGGTACAACCGCCAAAACCGCCCCCCATCATTCGAGAACCTATTACGGCTTCGTCCTTTTTGAGCGTATCTACAATCATGTCCAATTCGGCGCAACTCACTTCGTAATCTTCCGACAAACCTTCGTGTGTTTCAAACATTAATTTACCCAAAGTCAGGATGTCTCCTTTGTCCAAGGCTTCGCAGGCCAATATCACGCGTTTGATTTCTTTAACCGCAAAATGACTTCGCTTGAATACTTCCTTGCTCATTTTGTCTTTCAAGCTGATTACTTGATTTTCGGTGCAATCCCTGAAACTGGTAATTTTGGGATAATTTTTTTTGATGGTGGCGATTCCTTCTTCACATTGCTGTCTTCTTTCATTATAAGCCGATGTCATCAAGGAATGTTTCACGTTCGAATCGAATAAAATCAAGGAATAATCACTGAAATTGGCGTCGTGGTATTCATATTCCAAAGTGCGGCAATCAATTTTTATCACTTTGTCTTCCTTTCCCATCACACTCGAAAACTGGTCCATGATACCGCAATTGATTCCCACCCAATGTTCGGCACTTTGTCCCATTAATGCTAAATCAACCGGCTTTATGTCCAATCCAAAAAGTTCCTTGATTCCGAACAAGAATCCACATTCCAACGCTGCCGAAGATGACAATCCGGAACCTACGGGAATATTACTGCTAAAAACACAGTTCACACCTTCAAATTCAAATCCTTTTATTTTCAATTGGTTGATGACACCACGAATATAATTGGTCCAAACTTTATCGCTCAACTTAACTTCCTCGGCTAAATCGATTTCGAATTCTTCGCCAAGATCAATGGCAATTATTTTTGAAGTATTGGTATTGTTCTTTTCGAATGCAAAACAAATGATTTTGTCAATTGCGGCGGGCAAAACATATCCGTCGTTGTAGTCAATGTGCTCACCGATAATGTTGATTCTTCCCGGAGACAAAACCGTTTTCTGGGGAGTTGACCCAAAACTTTTTTCAAAGAAAGCAATCGTTTTGTTTATTAAAATATCATTCATGGTTAATTTTTTAAAGTAGCTTTTTATGTTTTTTGAAACAGGAATCCAAAATTAAAGCAATTGTCACAAATTACACACCAGTACCTACCAGTTTTTTATTAACTTGCAATAAAATACTTTTTTATGAAAATCATAAACATACAAAACAATCAGGGCGTACCCAAATACAAGCAAATTATTTCCTCCATTGAAAAAACCATTGAAGAAGGCCACTTGAAAAAGGATGAAAAAATCCCCTCCATCAACAAAGTTTGCATGGAGTTTTCACTATCCCGCGATACGGTTTTGCAAGCCTATGAAGAATTGAAAAAAAGAGGCATCATTTACGCCATTCTCGGGAAAGGATACTATGTAAAAAGCACTGAAGTCAACATCAAACAAAGGATTTTTCTACTTTTCGAAGAACTGAATATTTTCAAGGAAGACCTCTATAATTCCTTTATGGAAAACATTGGAAAAGGCGTTGAGATTGATATTTTCTTCCATCATTTCAATCTCAAAGTTTTTCAAAAACTAATCAATGACAGCAATGGCAATTATACTAAATATGTTATAATGCCCACCAATTTGGTTGGAGCGGCCGACATTATAAAAACCCTACCAGTAAATGAAGTTTACATACTGGACCAAACCAATCCAGAACTAAAATCTTTTCCTGCAGTTTACCAAAATCACCTTACGGACATTTATAATGGTTTACTAAAAGGCAAATCCCGACTAGACAAATACCAGAAATTAATCATGATTTTTCCGGGTTTCCGAGAACCTTTGGGAATGAAAATGGGTTTCGAGAAATTCTGCAACGACTTTGCATTCGACCACGAAGTCATCACCGAATTCAAAAACCGGGAAATCAAAAAAGGGGAAGTCTATATTATTCCTACCGACCGAGACTTGGTTCAAGTAATCGAAAAATCTAAACTTCAAAACTTAAAGTTGGGCAGCGATTTCGGGATTATCTCCTATAATGAAACGCCGTTGAAAAAAATTGTCGAAAACGGCATCA comes from the Flavobacterium limnophilum genome and includes:
- a CDS encoding glycoside hydrolase family 2 TIM barrel-domain containing protein — protein: MKLTTVLTCLFSFFSIGIIDAQEKPKTNDWENLAIFQINREPARAAFLPYADESSAIADDYTRSPWFLTLDGKWKFNWSPTPDESPKDFFKTDFNTTNWKEITVPSNWELQGYGIPIYTNVTYPFVKNPPFIDHADNPVGSYLRTFELPENWNGRRVYLHFEAGTSAMYIWVNGEKVGYSENTKSPTEFDITKYVKAGKNQVAVEVYRWSDGSYLEDQDFWRLSGIDRDVYLYSTENVRIADFFARPDLDASYKNGSLSVDVKIKNLNTVSKNNQTVEAKLVDATGKEIFTKILKISLGANADQSVSFKQNVSSPKLWSNETPYLYTLLLKLEDENGKFVETVSTQIGFRKVELKNGQLLVNGIRIMVHGVNIHEHNPKTGHYQDVETMMKDIKVMKQLNINAVRCSHYPNNLMWVKLCNKYGLFLVDEANIEAHGMGAELQGGFDKSKHPAYLPEWEAAHMDRIYSLVERDKNQPSVILWSLGNECGNGPVFKEAYKWIKNRDNSRLVQFEQAGEEENTDVVCPMYPGINYMKDYAKRKDVKRPFIMCEYSHAMGNSSGNFQAYWDIIHSSPNMQGGFIWDWVDQGFEMTDEVGRKYWSYGGDMGSQNYTNDENFCHNGLVWPDRTPHPGAFEVKKVYQDILFSALDLKKGLIQVENGFGYTNLDKYLFKYEVLKNGLIVKSGTINLSLAPQSKKQVQIGLPKISAEKGVEYLLNIFAYTKEGNEVLPQNFEVAREQFSIGESSYFVKSSDSGAKPTVNETKDAITLVAAGVEVKISKRSGLMQQYKAKGESYFNLMPVPNFWRAPTDNDFGNRMHLTSNVWRTVGRYNTSLTSITVKEESGKTAVVATLYLKDVASTYTITYTMGSDGSLTLLNSFKAGENPLSEMPRFGMLFSLKKDLDNFSYYGRGPWENYQDRNTSSLKGIYQSKVEDQYVPYSRPQENGYKTDVRWLTLTNSQGNGIEIEGLQPLGVSALNNYPEDFDSGLTKKSRHTNDITPRNEVVVCIDLAQRGVGGDNSWGALPHEPYLLKNKEYSYGFVIKPKKK
- a CDS encoding UDP-glucose--hexose-1-phosphate uridylyltransferase, whose product is MKNFDINEDPHRRYNPLINEWVLVSPHRSKRPWQGQNEAVVSNELPQYDPTCYLCPGNARINGEVNPTYENAFVFENDFAALKQEEIIFEEDIKETFFKAKPERGISRVVCFSPRHDLTLPQMEVSGIENIVHTWQKEYTDLGAVDYINHVQIFENKGSVMGCSNPHPHGQIWAQSSLPTEVEKTQANLKAYFDKHNRTLLQDYVQEELKLEERIVVENEHFVALVPFWAIWPFETMIVSKRNVNKITDFTEEEVSDFALTLKQLTTKYDNVFETSFPYSSGIHQSPTDGELHPEWHFHMHFYPPLLRSATVKKFMVGYEMMGESQRDITPEKSAEVLRTQSDVHYKNKL
- the galK gene encoding galactokinase, which gives rise to MNDILINKTIAFFEKSFGSTPQKTVLSPGRINIIGEHIDYNDGYVLPAAIDKIICFAFEKNNTNTSKIIAIDLGEEFEIDLAEEVKLSDKVWTNYIRGVINQLKIKGFEFEGVNCVFSSNIPVGSGLSSSAALECGFLFGIKELFGLDIKPVDLALMGQSAEHWVGINCGIMDQFSSVMGKEDKVIKIDCRTLEYEYHDANFSDYSLILFDSNVKHSLMTSAYNERRQQCEEGIATIKKNYPKITSFRDCTENQVISLKDKMSKEVFKRSHFAVKEIKRVILACEALDKGDILTLGKLMFETHEGLSEDYEVSCAELDMIVDTLKKDEAVIGSRMMGGGFGGCTINLIKKGQEERIKKQLSALYFDTFGIELKIYDVKISNGTSLYTA
- a CDS encoding GntR family transcriptional regulator; translation: MKIINIQNNQGVPKYKQIISSIEKTIEEGHLKKDEKIPSINKVCMEFSLSRDTVLQAYEELKKRGIIYAILGKGYYVKSTEVNIKQRIFLLFEELNIFKEDLYNSFMENIGKGVEIDIFFHHFNLKVFQKLINDSNGNYTKYVIMPTNLVGAADIIKTLPVNEVYILDQTNPELKSFPAVYQNHLTDIYNGLLKGKSRLDKYQKLIMIFPGFREPLGMKMGFEKFCNDFAFDHEVITEFKNREIKKGEVYIIPTDRDLVQVIEKSKLQNLKLGSDFGIISYNETPLKKIVENGITTISTNFEEMGKILAQMILKGKKEQIENKSNLIIRNSL